In Pirellulales bacterium, the following are encoded in one genomic region:
- a CDS encoding PEP-CTERM sorting domain-containing protein (PEP-CTERM proteins occur, often in large numbers, in the proteomes of bacteria that also encode an exosortase, a predicted intramembrane cysteine proteinase. The presence of a PEP-CTERM domain at a protein's C-terminus predicts cleavage within the sorting domain, followed by covalent anchoring to some some component of the (usually Gram-negative) cell surface. Many PEP-CTERM proteins exhibit an unusual sequence composition that includes large numbers of potential glycosylation sites. Expression of one such protein has been shown restore the ability of a bacterium to form floc, a type of biofilm.), which yields MIIRASSPIRSVGFASVLGWTLIPVAVQAANVFYGTNPGALQFTDGANWTGGVVPTSTDVAVIDSVDGITNYPYIDSTIEFQRFSIAAVDSSTMGGLEFRSGANVTTTVDSAHYVGARGTGYVRILDGATLEIGGPMIVGWANTGVGTLTMSGGTVTMLDYLQVARQGNGSFIQSGGDLSIFRGASNAMVVGPFAGATGYYEISGGSLSINVLTAPGGLTNGAVDGGGGATATIKIVGDAPTVTVNGDYSQYPGGSLALDIGTGISPMNVAGNVAITGGDLDVNFTATPSVGQQFTIVNYGNLAGTFATFDTLVDSPMGANSVNLSIDYGTGAGSAIVLTVDSLVASHPGDFNGDGSVDGADFVAWQTNFPTASGATLGQGDANGDGAVDGADFVIWQTHFPYTPGPGTMPVPEPTAILLASLGGILAFILRRRATC from the coding sequence ATGATCATTCGAGCCTCATCGCCAATCCGCAGTGTTGGATTCGCAAGCGTCCTTGGCTGGACGCTAATCCCCGTTGCCGTCCAGGCAGCGAACGTGTTCTATGGGACCAATCCCGGCGCACTTCAGTTTACCGACGGTGCGAATTGGACGGGCGGAGTTGTGCCGACTTCCACGGACGTAGCCGTGATTGATAGCGTCGATGGAATCACGAATTATCCGTACATCGATTCGACGATCGAATTTCAGCGATTTTCGATTGCCGCGGTTGATTCCTCGACCATGGGCGGACTGGAATTTCGCAGCGGCGCGAATGTGACCACCACGGTCGATAGCGCGCATTATGTCGGTGCCCGCGGCACCGGATACGTCCGAATTCTCGATGGAGCTACGTTGGAAATTGGCGGGCCGATGATCGTTGGCTGGGCGAACACCGGTGTGGGCACGCTGACGATGTCCGGTGGAACCGTTACGATGCTTGACTATTTGCAGGTCGCTCGCCAGGGGAATGGGAGCTTCATTCAAAGCGGCGGCGACTTGTCCATTTTCCGTGGCGCCTCCAACGCGATGGTGGTTGGCCCATTTGCAGGTGCAACTGGGTATTACGAAATCAGCGGCGGGTCGCTCAGCATCAACGTGCTCACCGCGCCTGGAGGATTGACCAACGGCGCGGTGGATGGCGGCGGCGGAGCAACCGCCACGATTAAGATTGTTGGTGATGCGCCAACGGTTACCGTGAACGGCGATTACAGTCAATATCCAGGCGGATCATTGGCATTAGACATTGGCACCGGAATCAGCCCGATGAACGTGGCGGGAAATGTGGCCATCACGGGAGGCGATTTGGACGTGAATTTTACGGCGACCCCAAGTGTGGGGCAGCAGTTCACCATTGTGAATTACGGCAACCTCGCGGGCACATTTGCCACGTTTGACACTTTGGTTGATAGCCCCATGGGAGCCAATTCGGTGAATCTCAGCATCGATTATGGAACGGGTGCAGGAAGCGCCATTGTCTTAACGGTCGATAGTCTGGTTGCGTCGCATCCTGGCGACTTCAACGGCGACGGCTCCGTGGACGGGGCCGACTTCGTCGCTTGGCAGACAAACTTCCCCACGGCGTCGGGCGCTACCCTCGGTCAAGGCGACGCCAATGGCGATGGGGCCGTGGATGGCGCGGATTTCGTCATTTGGCAGACCCATTTCCCTTACACGCCAGGCCCAGGCACCATGCCCGTGCCGGAGCCGACAGCAATTCTGCTGGCTTCTCTTGGCGGGATACTCGCGTTTATTCTGCGGCGTCGCGCGACCTGTTAA
- a CDS encoding prolyl oligopeptidase family serine peptidase — MKEKLVLDSQSCLQSTYRRCRVVLPKVMATIAAIFYLAPLQAAPKPSQPQQVTITYPSSVTRSADGPLQLKAELNYDSSRAAAPIAVVMHGYSGSSGKLAEVRKNAQRLRDAGFFSISVAMRGRDGSSGKRDSGGVEIYDIYDAVEYVKVHYENLVDQTNIHITGYSGGGGNTLSALTRFPDYFRAGSSYFGISDYGFDETDSFYFHGALPNHQQQLRRDVGDPTLGDPDVQDRYQARAARLASRNNPYSEIHLFVDQNEPVCPPFHHQRYRDHALASTSTPSEFENIHVHVGGQGKYYDFNANRTNDADEAQNWPHGYPSVNEQHAAESWYLPRLLAGSILEPTLHQSGTLFVGGFVKTKRFSLWLGDGQNAAGELAYDIRGNQWSFQLKLLSNNKDLKGAIKVDTAPLSGKPLVAALNGRDVARFTGGKLFEQGDFGNGDKITIRTTQQDRTDSVDAPKEIRNESR; from the coding sequence ATGAAAGAGAAACTCGTGTTGGATTCACAAAGCTGTTTGCAATCTACTTACCGACGATGCCGTGTCGTGCTCCCAAAGGTGATGGCGACCATTGCGGCGATATTCTACTTGGCGCCTTTGCAGGCAGCGCCAAAGCCTTCGCAACCGCAGCAAGTAACGATTACCTATCCCTCGTCGGTGACCAGAAGCGCGGATGGCCCGTTACAACTCAAGGCCGAATTGAATTACGATTCATCGAGAGCCGCTGCGCCCATCGCGGTGGTGATGCACGGCTACTCCGGCTCGTCGGGTAAATTAGCCGAAGTTCGCAAGAATGCCCAGCGACTGCGCGATGCCGGGTTCTTTTCCATTAGCGTGGCCATGCGCGGCCGCGATGGTTCGAGTGGCAAGCGAGATTCTGGCGGCGTCGAAATCTACGACATTTATGACGCCGTCGAATACGTCAAGGTACACTATGAGAACCTCGTTGACCAAACAAACATCCATATCACCGGTTATTCCGGCGGTGGAGGAAATACACTGTCTGCCCTGACGAGGTTCCCCGACTACTTCCGTGCCGGCTCGTCATATTTTGGAATTTCGGACTACGGGTTTGACGAGACTGACAGCTTCTATTTTCACGGCGCACTGCCCAATCATCAACAGCAACTGCGTCGTGACGTTGGCGATCCAACGCTCGGCGATCCGGACGTCCAAGACCGCTACCAGGCGCGGGCGGCACGACTCGCTTCGCGCAACAATCCATATAGCGAAATTCATTTGTTTGTGGATCAAAACGAGCCGGTATGCCCACCCTTTCATCATCAACGCTATCGCGATCATGCACTGGCCAGTACATCAACTCCGAGCGAGTTTGAAAATATTCACGTTCACGTCGGCGGACAAGGAAAATACTACGATTTCAACGCAAATCGCACCAACGACGCCGACGAAGCGCAGAATTGGCCGCACGGCTACCCCAGCGTCAACGAACAACATGCGGCAGAATCGTGGTACTTGCCGCGCCTGCTCGCTGGCTCGATTCTGGAGCCGACCCTTCATCAAAGCGGCACTTTGTTTGTCGGCGGATTCGTCAAGACCAAGCGGTTCAGCTTGTGGCTTGGTGATGGGCAGAATGCCGCTGGCGAATTAGCTTACGACATTAGGGGTAACCAATGGTCGTTTCAACTCAAGCTGTTGTCGAATAATAAGGATCTGAAAGGCGCAATAAAAGTCGATACAGCGCCACTGAGTGGGAAGCCCCTCGTCGCCGCGCTCAATGGTCGCGACGTCGCCCGTTTCACCGGTGGAAAGCTATTCGAGCAAGGCGACTTTGGCAACGGTGACAAGATCACGATTCGAACAACGCAACAAGATCGCACCGATTCAGTCGATGCTCCGAAAGAAATTCGAAATGAATCGCGGTAG
- a CDS encoding DUF1559 domain-containing protein, whose product MMNFTMARANCDERRVLGTRNDAGFTLVELLVVIAIIGILIALLLPAVQAAREAAKRSQCANNLKQMALGVHNYISAKKTLPPGAVVTGPCCGSRSYSSWPIEILPMIEETALFEMYDNTKYNDSPTSTANLKVTASIVATYACPDDEDANLLKLPASGPGSGFMYRTSSYRGVAGRSDNVGNNPNYWWGAQNPSESGSAFPLPARFRGPLHTIGNIPFGVVKPAMVVDGMSKTLLIGERASSKAGAVDGQRTFWGYSYAAYNKSTLVPQSRMLLQDYSQCVSIGGPGGDVPCKAGWGSGHGSGLQFCLCDGSVRFIVDTIDMNVLCEAATIGGSESSVIP is encoded by the coding sequence ATGATGAATTTCACAATGGCGCGGGCAAACTGTGATGAGCGTCGCGTACTTGGGACGCGAAACGACGCTGGATTCACGTTGGTCGAATTGTTGGTGGTGATCGCCATCATCGGCATCCTCATTGCGCTATTGCTGCCGGCGGTTCAGGCGGCGCGCGAAGCGGCGAAGCGATCGCAATGCGCCAATAATCTCAAGCAAATGGCGCTTGGTGTACACAACTATATTTCGGCGAAGAAGACCTTGCCCCCGGGAGCGGTCGTCACTGGTCCGTGCTGCGGTTCGCGCAGCTACTCAAGTTGGCCGATTGAGATTCTGCCGATGATCGAAGAAACAGCGCTGTTTGAGATGTACGACAATACCAAGTACAACGATTCACCCACCAGTACGGCGAATTTGAAGGTGACTGCATCCATCGTTGCTACGTATGCTTGCCCCGACGACGAGGACGCGAATTTGCTGAAACTGCCTGCTTCTGGTCCAGGAAGCGGCTTTATGTACCGCACCAGCTCCTATCGTGGCGTTGCCGGGCGATCCGATAATGTCGGCAACAACCCAAATTACTGGTGGGGCGCGCAGAATCCAAGCGAATCGGGATCCGCGTTTCCACTGCCGGCAAGGTTCCGCGGCCCGTTGCACACCATTGGCAACATTCCCTTCGGCGTCGTGAAGCCGGCGATGGTCGTCGACGGCATGAGCAAGACCTTGTTGATCGGCGAGCGCGCCTCGAGCAAAGCCGGCGCGGTTGATGGTCAGCGGACGTTCTGGGGCTATTCGTATGCCGCCTACAACAAATCGACACTCGTGCCGCAGTCGCGAATGCTCTTGCAAGACTATTCTCAGTGCGTAAGCATCGGCGGGCCGGGGGGAGATGTTCCTTGCAAGGCAGGATGGGGGAGCGGCCACGGCAGCGGGCTTCAATTTTGCCTTTGTGATGGGTCCGTGCGATTTATTGTGGACACGATCGACATGAATGTCCTGTGCGAAGCCGCGACGATCGGCGGTAGCGAATCCTCCGTTATTCCCTAA